One window from the genome of Carassius carassius chromosome 15, fCarCar2.1, whole genome shotgun sequence encodes:
- the LOC132158982 gene encoding uncharacterized protein LOC132158982, whose amino-acid sequence MGWNRKKTENLHKVLACRYIKISERAKLEVASFSDFRQKNNITEQTAKQWVCDVQQWALTEPGSTTEQGATEDLRAEIESIIVALLRKKQDLYRQHDSNQTRQRKRRKIRELKKKMKQKILLYNASAEDTIDEELASNLTEDYILPWERREDGHSFRLKRSLFDQMMLIRRLEEEQSILVKEMSQHITSLRKEIKGVEKLKENIRMGYFGDMSEDAAAGLKSVLMRRSSALESLCQQAVSTYSAIVDDLQLQDTECRTDTDDEYDLSSPESEED is encoded by the exons ATGGGGTGGAACAGAAAAAAGACAGAGAATCTTCACAAAGTCTTGGCCTGCAGATACATCAAA ATCTCCGAGAGGGCAAAGCTGGAAGTTGCCAGCTTCAGTGATTTCCGCCAGAAGAATAACATCACTGAACAAACAGCAAAGCAGTGGGTGTGTGATGTTCAGCAGTGGGCACTCACAG AGCCAGGGAGCACAACAGAACAGGGAGCAACAGAGGACCTCAGGGCTGAGATAGAGAGCATCATAGTGGCCCTGCTACGCAAGAAGCAGGACCTCTATCGTCAGCATG ATAGCAACCAGACAagacagagaaaaagaagaaaaataagagaattaaaaaaaaaaatgaaacaaaagatcCTGCTGTACAATGCTAGTGCAGAGGACACAATTGACGAGGAGTTGGCCTCAAATTTGACAGAGGACTACATCCTGCCTTGGGAGAGACGTGAGGATG GTCACTCCTTCAGGTTAAAACGGTCTCTTTTTGACCAAATGATGCTTATTAGACGCCTTGAGGAGGAGCAGAGCATCCTGGTGAAGGAGATGTCTCAACACATCACGTCTCTCCGTAAGGAGATAAAGGGAGTGGAGAAACTGAAAGAGAACATCAGAATGGGCT ATTTTGGTGACATGTCAGAGGATGCTGCAGCTGGTTTGAAAAGTGTCCTCATGCGGAGGTCCTCTGCACTGGAGAGTTTATGCCAACAAGCTGTGAGCACGTATAGTGCTATAGTTGATGACCTCCAGTTACAGGACACAGAATGCAGAACGGACACTGATGATGAATATGACCTTAGTAGTCCAGAGTCAGAAGAAGATTAG